One genomic window of Coffea eugenioides isolate CCC68of chromosome 1, Ceug_1.0, whole genome shotgun sequence includes the following:
- the LOC113761046 gene encoding uncharacterized protein Os08g0359500 isoform X2: MSRHPEVKWAQRLDKVYLTVLLPDAKNAKVNLDPDGVFTFSGTAGAENHLYELKLELYDKVNVEESKINIGVRNIFCVLEKAEKNWWKKLLRGDGKAPHYIKVDWDKWADEDDDTGPGDLDLGGMDFSKFGDMGDFGGMGGMGGMGGMGDFGGMGGMGGMNFDGMGDDDSDDEGHEVSKPAEKADDKTDEGVKSSEEKAPGPSS; this comes from the exons ATGAG CCGACATCCTGAGGTGAAATGGGCCCAAAGGTTGGACAAGGTATATCTTACAGTGCTACTCCCAGATGCTAAGAATGCAAAGGTTAACCTTGATCCAGATGGGGTTTTTACATTCTCTGGAACAGCTGGGGCAGAAAACCATCTCTATGAGCTGAAACTTGAACTTTATGACAAAGTTAATGTCGAG GAGAGCAAAATAAATATTGGGGTGAGAAATATCTTCTGTGTTTTGGAGAAAGCAGAGAAGAATTGGTGGAAGAAACTATTGCGTGGAGATGGAAAGGCACCTCACTATATTAAAGTAGATTGGGATAAATGGGctgatgaagatgatgacacAG GTCCTGGAGACTTGGATTTGGGTGGAATGGATTTCTCG AAATTTGGTGACAT GGGTGACTTTGGCGGCATGGGGGGCATGGGGGGCATGGGTGGCATGGGCGACTTTGGCGGCATGGGTGGCATGGGTGGCATGAATTTTGATGGTATGGGTGATGACGATAGCGATGACGAAG GGCATGAGGTCTCAAAACCCGCAGAGAAAGCTGATGACAAGACTGATGAAGGGGTGAAGTCATCAGAAGAGAAGGCTCCTGGACCAAGCTCCTGA
- the LOC113761046 gene encoding uncharacterized protein Os08g0359500 isoform X1, translating to MSRHPEVKWAQRLDKVYLTVLLPDAKNAKVNLDPDGVFTFSGTAGAENHLYELKLELYDKVNVEESKINIGVRNIFCVLEKAEKNWWKKLLRGDGKAPHYIKVDWDKWADEDDDTGPGDLDLGGMDFSKFGDMGMGGMGGMGDFGGMGGMGAWAGDFGGMGGMGGMGGMGDFGGMGGMGGMNFDGMGDDDSDDEGHEVSKPAEKADDKTDEGVKSSEEKAPGPSS from the exons ATGAG CCGACATCCTGAGGTGAAATGGGCCCAAAGGTTGGACAAGGTATATCTTACAGTGCTACTCCCAGATGCTAAGAATGCAAAGGTTAACCTTGATCCAGATGGGGTTTTTACATTCTCTGGAACAGCTGGGGCAGAAAACCATCTCTATGAGCTGAAACTTGAACTTTATGACAAAGTTAATGTCGAG GAGAGCAAAATAAATATTGGGGTGAGAAATATCTTCTGTGTTTTGGAGAAAGCAGAGAAGAATTGGTGGAAGAAACTATTGCGTGGAGATGGAAAGGCACCTCACTATATTAAAGTAGATTGGGATAAATGGGctgatgaagatgatgacacAG GTCCTGGAGACTTGGATTTGGGTGGAATGGATTTCTCG AAATTTGGTGACATGGGCATGGGGGGCATGGGTGGCATGGGCGACTTTGGCGGCATGGGGGGCATGGGGGCATGGGCGGGTGACTTTGGCGGCATGGGGGGCATGGGGGGCATGGGTGGCATGGGCGACTTTGGCGGCATGGGTGGCATGGGTGGCATGAATTTTGATGGTATGGGTGATGACGATAGCGATGACGAAG GGCATGAGGTCTCAAAACCCGCAGAGAAAGCTGATGACAAGACTGATGAAGGGGTGAAGTCATCAGAAGAGAAGGCTCCTGGACCAAGCTCCTGA
- the LOC113777007 gene encoding WD repeat-containing protein GTS1 yields MEGEGSHEDVEMEVEQEREPSSSSSAAMKRFGLKNSIQTNFGDDYVFQIVAREDWTSMAVSLSSNAVKLYSPLTGQYLGECRGHSATVNHISFNVPSSPHIFCSSSSDATIRFWDTRTFHQVSFINAGPSEEIFSFSFGGPADNLLAAGCKSQVVFWDWRTMKKAACLEESHMEDVTQVHFVPGHQNKLLSASVDGLMCLFDTSGDINEDDHLESVLNVGTSIGKVGFCGDSNQKIWCLTHIETLSVWDWKESIMEVNFEDARSLTSDRWTLGHVDYFVDCHYSMDENRLWVIGGTNSGTLGYFPLYCKSSQGGASTIGSAEAVLLGGHAGTVRSILPMSPLSGRITQSQGIFGWTGGEDGRLCCWLSDEAFDSNRSFISSALVAKVQKNSRNSRHSPY; encoded by the exons ATGGAAGGGGAAGGCAGTCACGAAGACGTGGAGATGGAGGTCGAACAGGAAAGAGAGCCATCATCATCATCGTCAGCGGCAATGAAGCGCTTCGGCCTCAAAAACTCTATTCAGACTAACTTCGGAGACGACTACGTCTTTCAAATCGTTGCCCG AGAGGATTGGACGTCAATGGCGGTGTCGCTTTCGTCAAACGCTGTAAAATTGTACTCTCCGTTGACCGGACAGTACCTTGGGGAGTGCAGAGGCCACTCCGCAACTGTAAATCACATTTCCTTCAATGTTCCGTCGTCTCCGCATATATTCTGCTCTTCCTCCTCTGACGCCACTATCAGATTTTGGGACACTAGGACTTTTCATCAG GTATCTTTTATAAATGCGGGCCCGTCAGAAGAAATTTTCAGTTTCTCTTTTGGTGGACCTGCTGACAATCTTCTTGCTGCTGGTTGCAAGTCTCAG GTTGTGTTCTGGGATTGGAGGACCATGAAAAAGGCTGCATGCTTGGAGGAATCCCATATGGAGGATGTCACTCAG GTGCACTTTGTTCCTGGTCACCAGAACAAGCTTCTTTCTGCTTCGGTTGATGGACTAATGTGTCTGTTTGACACCAGTGGAGATATCAACGAAGATGACCATTTGGAGTCA GTACTTAATGTGGGAACCTCGATTGGAAAAGTTGGGTTTTGTGGAGATTCTAACCAGAAAATTTGGTGTTTGACGCACATTGAAACTTTGAG CGTTTGGGACTGGAAAGAATCAATCATGGAAGTCAATTTTGAGGATGCTCGTTCTTTGACTTCTGACAGATGGACACTTGGTCAT GTTGATTACTTTGTTGATTGCCATTACTCAATGGATGAGAATCGTCTCTGGGTGATTGGTGGTACAAATTCTGGCACGTTAGGCTATTTCCCATTGTATTGCAAAAGCAGTCAAGGAGGGGCGTCCACAATTGGGTCAGCGGAAGCTGTTCTTCTTGGAGGCCATGCAGGTACTGTTAGGAGCATATTGCCTATGTCCCCCTTGTCAGGAAGAATCACCCAAAGCCAAGGCATCTTTGGATGGACAGGTGGTGAGGATGGCCGTTTGTGTTGTTGGTTGTCTGACGAAGCATTTGATAGCAATCGCTCATTTATATCCAGTGCGCTGGTTGCCAAGGTACAAAAGAATAGCAGGAATAGCCGGCACAGTCCATATTAG
- the LOC113776998 gene encoding DNA mismatch repair protein PMS1 produces the protein MATKGGPSMMLDKDSATIRPINKGVVHRICAGQVILDLSSAVKELVENSLDAGATSIEIALKDYGEESFQVIDNGCGISSHNFKVLALKHHTSKISDFPDLQSLATFGFRGEALSSLCALGELTVETRTQNEAVATHLTFNHSGLLVTERKTARQIGTTVTVKKLFSSLPVRSKEFHRNIRKEYGKLITLLNAYALIAKGVRLVCTNTAGKNAKSVVLRTQGSGSLRDNIITVLGMNTFTCLEPVEVSISDGCTVDGFLSKPGYGSGRNLGDRQFFFVNGRPVDMPKVSKLVNELYRGANSRQFPIAIMNFTVPARSYDVNVTPDKRKIFFSDEVSILRTLREALENIYSPDSASYLVHELDEQSKKKSTSKFHFKQENSQLQRRQSSHYDCDKAEACDKKQLLDGDTLCIADKKDMNDISIVEVKDGNLNHSAGRDFLLRVHSTKKEDTLSRCSYNKCKDPSSTTEKKPLPLSSSPPEESCDDNSRLQCRSTIFQSSLKKFVNVTKRKHDSISNALSEVPLLRSSLTSCQSKELRFGKHNTHPNLPVNSMIIDDSDEVSNNGPEPSECVRVNQVCHERGTAFPDDKDMENRESTQQLKLEETVLPIPTSNNLENMSEDLLDETIRLESSDPSSDSPISSLNVGCTLQFSFKELTTRRQKRLARLHILNHTSRKMKIKGSYTAATLELSQMTNDEGKSRALAAATSELERLFKKEDFERMKVIGQFNLGFIIAKLDHDLFIVDQHAADEKYNYERLSQSTVLNQQPLLQPLRLELSPEEEIVTSMHMDIIRRNGFSLEEDVHAPPGQRFKIKAVPFSKNIIFGVADVKDLLSILADSHGECSIIGSYRSDTADSVCPPRVRAMLASRACRSSVMVGDPLGRNEMQKILEHLAGLKSPWNCPHGRPTMRHLVDLTTVRGRINVEEEAM, from the exons ATGGCAACAAAAGGTGGGCCTTCGATGATGTTGGACAAGGATTCTGCTACCATCCGCCCTATAAATAAGGGCGTTGTTCACCGAATCTGCGCTGGACAAGTGATTTTAGACCTTTCCTCCGCCGTCAAGGAGCTCGTTGAGAACAGCTTGGATGCCGGCGCCACCAGCATCGAGATCGCTCTTAAAGATTACGGAGAAGAATCCTTCCAGGTTATCGACAACGGTTGCGGCATTTCTTCTCACAACTTTAAG GTTCTTGCACTGAAGCATCATACGTCAAAGATATCAGATTTTCCGGATCTTCAGTCATTAGCAACATTTGGATTCAGAGGCGAGGCGTTGAGCTCCCTGTGTGCTCTGGGGGAGTTAACTGTTGAGACAAGGACCCAGAACGAAGCAGTTGCGACACACTTGACTTTCAACCACTCCGGGCTTCTTGTCACTGAAAGGAAAACAGCACGACAGATTGGCACCACTGTCACCGTGAAGAAGTTGTTTTCTAGTTTGCCAGTGAGGAGCAAAGAGTTTCACCGCAATATACGCAAGGAATATGGGAAGCTTATCACTTTGTTGAAT GCCTATGCTCTTATTGCTAAGGGAGTTAGACTAGTATGCACAAATACAGCTGGAAAAAATGCAAAGTCTGTGGTACTTAGAACACAAGGAAGTGGATCCCTTAGAGATAACATCATAACAGTACTTGGTATGAACACCTTTACCTGCTTGGAGCCTGTGGAAGTGAGTATATCAGATGGTTGCACAGTTGATGGTTTTCTTTCAAAGCCTGGATATGGAAGCGGACGCAATTTAGGAGATCGACAGTTCTTCTTTGTAAATGGCCGACCTGTTGATATGCCGAAAGTAAGTAAACTTGTGAATGAATTGTATAGAGGTGCAAACTCCCGACAGTTTCCAATTGCAATAATGAATTTCACAGTTCCCGCTAGATCGTATGATGTAAATGTTACGCctgacaaaagaaaaatatttttttctgaTGAAGTATCCATTTTGCGTACCTTAAGAGAAGCGCTGGAAAATATTTACTCACCAGATTCTGCAAGTTATTTAGTGCATGAACTTGATGAGCAGAGCAAGAAGAAATCTACTTCCAAGTTTCATTTTAAACAAGAGAACTCACAGCTGCAGAGAAGGCAATCATCTCATTATGACTGTGATAAAGCTGAAGCATGTGACAAAAAGCAACTTCTGGATGGTGATACTCTATGTATAGCAGATAAAAAGGACATGAATGATATTTCTATTGTGGAGGTGAAGGATGGCAATCTCAACCATTCAGCAGGACGAGACTTTCTTCTGAGAGTCCATAGCACTAAGAAGGAAGATACCTTGTCTAGATGTTCCTACAACAAATGTAAGGATCCTAGTAGTACTACAGAAAAGAAACCTTTGCCTCTTAGTTCAAGCCCACCAGAGGAATCATGTGATGATAATTCACGTTTGCAGTGCCGTTCAACTATTTTTCAGTCATCGCTGAAGAAGTTTGTAAATGTAACTAAAAGAAAGCATGACAGTATCAGCAATGCACTCTCAGAAGTCCCTCTCCTTAGAAGCAGCCTAACTTCCTGTCAATCAAAGGAACTCAGATTTGGTAAGCACAATACACACCCTAATTTGCCGGTGAACAGCATGATAATTGATGATTCAGATGAAGTTAGTAATAATGGGCCTGAACCATCTGAATGTGTAAGAGTTAACCAAGTTTGCCATGAGAGAGGCACAGCATTTCCTGATGATAAAGATATGGAAAATCGAGAATCAACGCAG CAACTTAAATTGGAAGAGACAGTGTTGCCTATTCCTACAAGCAACAATTTAGAAAATATGTCTGAGGACCTACTGGATGAGACCATAAGATTGGAGTCTTCTGATCCATCTTCAGATTCTCCAATTTCTAGTCTGAACGTTGGATGTACATTGCAATTTAGTTTTAAAGAACTGACAACGAGGAGGCAGAAGAGGCTTGCAAGATTGCATATCCTGAATCATACCTCTCGAAAGATGAAGATTAAAGG GTCCTACACTGCAGCAACTTTAGAGCTCTCCCAGATGACAAATGATGAAGGTAAATCAAGAGCCTTAGCTGCTGCTACAAGTGAGTTGGAAAGGCTATTCAAGAAGGAAGACTTTGAACGGATGAAG GTTATTGGGCAATTTAATCTTGGATTTATCATTGCAAAGTTAGATCATGATCTTTTCATAGTGGATCAG CATGCTGCAGATGAGAAATACAATTATGAGCGGCTGTCACAGTCAACAGTCCTAAACCAGCAACCTTTACTCCA GCCATTGAGATTGGAGTTATCCCCTGAAGAAGAAATAGTCACTTCAATGCATATGGATATAATCAG GAGAAATGGTTTCTCATTGGAAGAGGATGTGCATGCTCCTCCTGGGCAGCGCTTTAAAATCAAAGCAGTTCCATTCAGTAAAAACATTATTTTTGGCGTTGCAG ATGTCAAGGATCTGCTGTCAATTCTTGCTGATAGCCACGGGGAATGCTCTATCATTGGCAGTTATAGATCAGATACTGCTGATTCAGTTTGCCCTCCTAGAGTTCGTGCGATGCTTGCATCACGTGCTTGTAGGTCATCTGTTATGGTTGGAGATCCCCTTGGGAGAAATGAAATGCAGAAG ATACTTGAACATTTGGCGGGCTTGAAGTCTCCTTGGAATTGCCCTCATGGCCGACCTACAATGCGTCATTTGGTTGATTTAACAACCGTCCGTGGAAGAATAAATGTGGAGGAAGAAGCCATGTAA
- the LOC113773516 gene encoding uncharacterized protein K02A2.6-like, with translation MRVDAQVMVLCCPSCQHHAPEHHQPTNLMIPITSPWPFEQWGTDIIGPFPRAPGNYAYVVVAVDYFTKWVEAEPLRSITGMAVQKFFWKNVVCRFGLPRVVISDNGRQFADNPFKAWCENLGIRQHFTSVGHPQANGQAENFNRTLLHGLKTRLHRVGSSWMEELPSVLWSYRTTTRSATQETPFSLTYGSEAVVPSEFITPNPRMAAYAAEVNEEERRLDLDLAEEKRDMAAAKVAIYKNILAGYYNARVKNLRFNPGDLVLRKNSVSRAEPQGKLNPKWEGPYRVVESSQNGYCKLAYRDGSRVPRTWHAENLKLYYP, from the coding sequence ATGAGGGTAGATGCCCAAGTCATGGTTCTTTGTTGCCCTTCTTGTCAACACCATGCCCCTGAGCACCACCAACCGACTAATCTTATGATCCCCATCACTTCGCCATGGCCATTCGAGCAGTGGGGGACTGACATAATCGGTCCATTCCCCAGAGCCCCAGGCAACTATGCCTACGTGGTGGTGGCAGTGGACTATTTCACTAAATGGGTCGAAGCAGAGCCCCTGAGGAGCATCACCGGAATGGctgttcaaaaatttttctggaAAAACGTGGTCTGTCGCTTCGGACTGCCTCGAGTTGTCATCTCGGATAATGGAAGGCAGTTCGCTGATAACCCTTTCAAGGCATGGTGCGAGAACTTGGGGATCAGGCAACATTTCACCTCGGTGGGCCACCCTCAGGCGAATGGACAAGCCGAAAACTTCAACCGAACTCTCCTCCATGGCCTCAAGACCAGGCTTCACCGGGTTGGATCATCGTGGATGGAAGAGCTCCCCAGCGTGCTGTGGTCCTATCGGACTACGACGAGGTCGGCGACTCAAGAAACACCATTTTCCCTAACTTATGGGTCCGAGGCTGTCGTTCCATCCGAGTTCATCACACCCAATCCACGAATGGCTGCGTATGCTGCCGAAGTCAATGAAGAGGAGCGGCGACTCGACCTCGACCTCGCCGAAGAGAAGCGTGATATGGCCGCGGCCAAAGTTGCGATCTACAAAAATATCCTAGCTGGCTATTACAATGCTCGGGTCAAGAATTTAAGATTCAATCCGGGAGACCTTGTGCTCCGGAAGAACTCGGTTAGCCGAGCTGAGCCTCAGGGAAAACTCAACCCAAAGTGGGAAGGACCATATCGTGTTGTTGAGTCCAGCCAAAACGGATATTGTAAACTAGCCTACCGAGATGGTTCGCGGGTGCCCCGAACCTGGCATGCTGAGAACCTTAAGTTGTATTACCCTTGA
- the LOC113773527 gene encoding thiamine pyrophosphokinase 2-like, translated as MVDLQNAPWAFNQMQGTKIVDASHDQDTTDLHKCVVYISDFFDLQISNLCIVVVGALGGHEIGNINVLYRFSTIRIILLNDDCLIQLLPRSHHHEIHVKPSILGPHCGLVPVGMPSTNRTTTGGLQWDLNNTKMEFGGLISTSNIAKGQIVTVHSDTDLIWTISIRKT; from the exons ATGGTTGACCTGCAAAATGCT CCGTGGGCTTTTAACCAAATGCAGGGAACCAAAATAGTAGATGCATCTCATGATCAGGACACCACGGATTTACACAAGTGTGTTGTGTACATCAGTGATTTTTTCGACCTGCAAATTTCAAAT TTATGCATTGTTGTTGTTGGGGCCCTCGGTGGGCATGAGATTGGAAACATCAATGTATTATATCGCTTCTCAACCATACGAATAATTCTTCTGAATGATGACTGCCTTATCCAACTTCTTCCCAGAAGTCATCATCATGAGATCCACGTCAAGCCCTCTATTCTGGGCCCACATTGTGGACTAGTGCCTGTGGGTATGCCATCAACAAACAGAACAACAACAGGAGGCCTTCAGTGGGATCTAA ACAATACGAAGATGGAATTTGGTGGCTTGATCAGTACATCAAATATTGCAAAAGGACAGATTGTGACTGTGCACTCTGATACCGATCTCATTTGGACAATATCCATCAGAAAGACATAA